The following coding sequences lie in one Pseudomonadota bacterium genomic window:
- a CDS encoding right-handed parallel beta-helix repeat-containing protein — MRPPSSGELGLPAAEAGVLRDAQIDAGRDARVDAYRPDLRRDASPPDRPAVLADGGPDGPSASALFVAAQTGDDVGGDGSRAAPWRTITHALLQRKTEPELVVLAGTYRECVVVNQGHQRMILRGEDAAATVIDGSGCVHTVWVQTGVDASVVVKGFTIRGGNGVDSCGGGLRIEDEASPLIEGNIVRDNFATTGGGVCIGERSAAQLRGNQLLENHSRYGGAGLFLDRASTATVEGNLIGENINSEYWGGGVACKHCQAVLRGNTIRGNRTGAGSVGHGGGLSCDEGAPTVQNNLILGNSATAYYAGGNAGGHGAESSSAASSTPRRRRSPITPSSTTPPTLAAGSPSAPRTASTTAPQPYCRATSSRAIAAAWLGRGARGSMSVTPPTTARSSTTT; from the coding sequence GTGCGCCCCCCCTCCAGCGGCGAGCTCGGTCTGCCCGCGGCTGAGGCCGGGGTATTGCGCGATGCGCAGATCGACGCGGGCCGCGACGCGCGCGTCGACGCGTATCGCCCCGACCTGCGGCGCGACGCTTCGCCGCCCGATCGTCCCGCGGTGCTGGCGGACGGCGGCCCCGACGGCCCCAGCGCGAGCGCGCTCTTTGTCGCCGCGCAGACGGGTGACGATGTCGGCGGCGACGGCTCGCGGGCTGCACCCTGGCGCACGATCACGCATGCGCTGCTGCAGCGCAAGACCGAGCCCGAGCTCGTCGTGCTGGCTGGCACCTACCGCGAGTGCGTCGTGGTGAACCAAGGCCACCAGCGCATGATCCTGCGCGGCGAAGACGCGGCGGCGACGGTGATCGACGGCAGTGGCTGCGTGCACACCGTCTGGGTGCAAACGGGCGTCGACGCCAGCGTGGTCGTGAAGGGCTTCACGATCCGCGGCGGCAACGGCGTCGATAGCTGTGGCGGCGGGCTGCGCATCGAGGACGAGGCCTCGCCGCTGATCGAGGGCAATATCGTGCGCGACAACTTCGCGACCACGGGCGGCGGGGTCTGCATCGGCGAGCGCTCTGCCGCCCAGCTCCGCGGCAATCAGCTGCTCGAGAACCACAGCCGCTATGGCGGCGCAGGCCTCTTCCTCGACAGGGCGTCGACGGCGACGGTCGAGGGCAACCTGATCGGCGAGAACATCAACAGCGAATACTGGGGCGGTGGCGTGGCCTGCAAGCACTGCCAGGCGGTTCTGCGGGGCAACACGATTCGCGGCAACCGCACGGGCGCCGGCTCCGTCGGGCACGGAGGTGGTTTGAGCTGCGACGAGGGCGCGCCGACGGTGCAGAACAACCTGATCCTCGGCAACAGCGCGACGGCCTACTACGCTGGCGGCAACGCTGGCGGCCACGGGGCGGAATCTTCGTCGGCGGCTTCATCGACGCCGCGACGCCGACGATCACCAATAACACCCTCGTCGACAACGCCGCCGACTTTGGCGGCGGGATCGCCCTCGGCACCAAGGACGGCTTCTACCACCGCGCCGCAGCCGTACTGCAGAGCAACATCCTCGCGAGCAATCGCCGCGGCCTGGCTGGGGCGGGGGGCGAGGGGCTCTATGTCGGTGACGCCGCCGACAACAGCGCGCTCGTCGACTACAACCTGA
- a CDS encoding sigma-70 family RNA polymerase sigma factor, which translates to MSAACNDAATEAEWLARFHAGDREVLAACYRDHYRTVEQSCGTILGGADRETVIHEVFLALLSQQTVRASFKGGSLGAWLRTLGRHRAIDFQRRHRREGPLPEAGSEPVAVDGDPFREAERSEAERLIDRFRREQLPAKWAAVFEARFIRQLSQRDAARALGMHRTTLAYQEQRLRWLLQRFLLGGAER; encoded by the coding sequence ATGAGTGCGGCCTGCAATGATGCGGCGACGGAAGCGGAGTGGTTGGCGCGCTTCCACGCCGGCGACCGTGAGGTGCTGGCCGCGTGCTATCGCGACCACTACCGGACGGTCGAGCAGTCCTGCGGGACCATTCTTGGCGGAGCCGATCGCGAGACCGTCATCCACGAGGTGTTCTTGGCCTTGCTCTCGCAGCAAACAGTGCGCGCAAGCTTCAAGGGTGGCTCGCTGGGCGCGTGGCTGCGCACCCTGGGGCGGCATCGCGCGATCGACTTCCAGCGCCGGCACCGACGCGAGGGACCGCTGCCGGAGGCGGGCAGCGAGCCGGTCGCTGTCGACGGCGACCCCTTCCGCGAGGCTGAGCGCAGCGAGGCCGAGCGCCTGATCGACCGCTTTCGCCGCGAGCAGCTCCCCGCCAAGTGGGCAGCCGTTTTCGAGGCACGCTTCATCCGACAACTCAGCCAGCGCGACGCGGCGCGCGCGCTCGGCATGCACCGCACCACCCTGGCGTATCAGGAGCAGCGGCTGCGCTGGCTGCTGCAGCGCTTTCTGCTCGGAGGGGCGGAGCGATGA
- a CDS encoding uridine phosphorylase has protein sequence MKPFRPEHLTIDAAALHSDQPGGRFVFLPGSPTRARAIAEHFEDLVCFSSPRGHDVFSGRLRHGDQWIDVATVSTGMGCPSVDIIVTELIRLGARRLLRVGTAGSLQPARVKAGDLVIATGAVRDEGTSVHYAPLELPAVAAWQLVQAAQRAAAALPQAATVHVGLVHTKDSLYARELGAGPRAEEHARYRAQLRALGILASEMEAAHLFILAQAYGGGSGEALWAGCILGVVGDETPFGEAAQREQTEAAAIALSLETARLAITQPG, from the coding sequence ATGAAGCCCTTTCGACCCGAGCACCTCACCATCGACGCGGCGGCGCTGCATAGCGACCAGCCCGGGGGGCGCTTCGTCTTTCTGCCCGGCTCGCCGACGCGGGCCCGCGCGATCGCCGAGCACTTCGAAGATCTGGTGTGCTTCTCCAGCCCGCGCGGTCACGATGTCTTCAGCGGCCGGCTGCGCCACGGCGACCAGTGGATCGACGTCGCGACGGTCTCCACCGGGATGGGCTGTCCGAGCGTCGATATCATCGTCACGGAGCTGATCCGGCTTGGGGCCCGCCGTCTGCTGCGCGTCGGCACGGCCGGCTCACTGCAACCGGCGCGGGTCAAGGCCGGGGACCTGGTGATCGCGACGGGCGCCGTGCGCGACGAGGGGACCTCGGTTCACTACGCCCCGCTCGAGCTACCCGCCGTCGCCGCCTGGCAGCTCGTGCAGGCCGCACAACGCGCCGCGGCAGCGCTGCCGCAGGCGGCCACGGTTCACGTCGGGCTGGTCCACACCAAGGACTCTCTCTACGCACGCGAGCTCGGGGCCGGCCCGCGCGCCGAGGAGCACGCGCGCTACCGGGCGCAGCTCAGGGCCTTAGGCATCTTGGCAAGCGAGATGGAGGCCGCGCACCTCTTCATCCTCGCCCAGGCCTACGGTGGCGGCAGCGGCGAGGCGCTCTGGGCCGGGTGCATCCTCGGCGTCGTCGGCGACGAGACGCCCTTCGGCGAGGCAGCGCAGCGCGAGCAGACCGAGGCGGCGGCGATCGCGCTCAGCCTGGAGACTGCCCGGCTGGCGATAACGCAGCCCGGCTGA
- a CDS encoding DUF4388 domain-containing protein: MNNELSGRNREAYLRLRRELSHASGAEGALIDLVHAEPDGAAGWVEQARAELREALARGRLVEATRIGDLIAAVFRVWEGEGKPLRSGSTRFIAGLGQLSEAIQRVLDCDYAAASTGLAALVYDDEVDPTLRWAAALWRSRPAAECGELDEALRLAARALETAEALGQQARALTMAHLAELQTLAGQHDLARSSLKHAQQCRELAEEPRALSLLLLSRARLEAAAGQQVAAADFAAMARQADPQAPEPVLFLAEQALIAEDLDEAEWVLGLFPHVEPMPLEIARAQHLVELARRDEVPEQAISAYCRLRGGPLGAERLAEIETLARRAPYFVELRELLAWTRLKRGDVQQAAQEFEALSGHDNLPPHVLTSVRLGLACLANLNNRERQTGIRLQAIASVTTLPARLGILAPARERSDTPAGVPAGGALAGDAADEFEAAGSLPLDTTFVGPLARRLERVLRGGAAAAVRPAAFTGTLDALGLPELLDFLRVSRRTGTLVISASQGVGAIHLRAGMITGAVSPGSASLGHRLVQRELIAPRQLATARRLQRRECPNELLGVILVRQGVVEAEAVRAVLEEQALATLVELIGWTSGCFAFDPDPQALTPRPAVPSDLALDTQGLLLDALRLVDEAAR, translated from the coding sequence ATGAACAACGAGCTGTCGGGGCGAAACCGCGAGGCGTACCTGCGCTTGCGGCGAGAGTTATCACACGCCAGCGGGGCCGAGGGCGCGCTGATCGACCTGGTCCACGCCGAGCCGGACGGCGCCGCCGGCTGGGTCGAGCAGGCCAGAGCTGAGCTGCGCGAGGCCCTGGCGCGCGGGCGGCTGGTCGAGGCGACGCGCATCGGCGACCTGATCGCGGCGGTCTTCCGCGTCTGGGAAGGTGAGGGCAAGCCCCTGCGCTCGGGCAGCACGCGCTTCATCGCCGGGCTCGGGCAGCTCAGCGAGGCGATCCAGCGCGTGCTCGACTGCGACTACGCCGCTGCCTCCACCGGCCTCGCGGCGTTGGTCTATGACGACGAGGTCGATCCGACGCTGCGCTGGGCGGCCGCCCTCTGGCGGTCGCGCCCGGCGGCCGAATGTGGTGAGCTCGACGAGGCGTTGCGCCTCGCGGCTCGAGCCCTCGAGACGGCCGAGGCGCTCGGCCAGCAGGCCCGCGCCCTGACCATGGCGCACCTCGCCGAGCTGCAGACGCTGGCTGGGCAGCACGATCTCGCGCGCAGCAGCCTCAAGCACGCGCAGCAATGCCGGGAGCTGGCCGAGGAGCCACGCGCGCTCTCGTTGCTCCTGCTCAGTCGCGCACGGCTCGAGGCGGCGGCGGGGCAGCAAGTGGCCGCGGCCGACTTCGCGGCGATGGCTCGTCAGGCCGATCCGCAGGCGCCAGAGCCCGTGCTCTTTCTCGCTGAGCAGGCCCTGATCGCCGAGGACCTCGACGAGGCGGAGTGGGTGCTCGGGCTCTTTCCGCATGTCGAGCCGATGCCGCTGGAGATCGCGCGTGCGCAACACCTGGTCGAGCTGGCCCGTCGCGATGAGGTGCCGGAGCAGGCGATCAGTGCCTACTGCCGACTGCGCGGTGGGCCCCTCGGGGCGGAGCGTCTGGCCGAGATCGAAACGCTGGCGCGTCGGGCACCGTATTTTGTCGAGCTGCGGGAGCTGCTGGCCTGGACGCGCCTCAAGCGCGGCGATGTGCAGCAGGCGGCGCAGGAGTTCGAGGCGCTGAGCGGTCACGATAATTTGCCGCCGCACGTGCTGACCTCGGTCAGGCTCGGCCTGGCGTGTCTAGCGAATCTCAACAACCGCGAGCGCCAGACGGGCATCCGGCTGCAGGCGATCGCGTCGGTGACGACGCTGCCGGCGCGTCTGGGAATACTCGCGCCGGCGCGGGAGCGGAGCGACACGCCCGCGGGCGTGCCGGCGGGCGGCGCGCTGGCTGGCGACGCGGCCGATGAATTCGAGGCCGCGGGTAGCCTGCCCTTGGATACGACCTTCGTCGGGCCGCTGGCGCGGCGGCTCGAGCGCGTCCTGCGCGGCGGGGCGGCGGCGGCCGTGCGACCGGCGGCCTTCACGGGCACGCTCGACGCCCTGGGGTTGCCCGAGCTGCTCGATTTTCTGCGCGTCAGCCGCCGTACCGGCACGCTGGTGATCAGCGCGAGTCAGGGGGTGGGCGCGATCCACCTGCGTGCGGGGATGATCACCGGCGCGGTCTCGCCGGGCTCGGCGAGCCTCGGCCACCGGCTGGTGCAGCGTGAGCTGATCGCGCCGCGCCAGCTCGCCACGGCGCGCCGCCTGCAGCGCCGCGAGTGCCCCAACGAGCTCTTGGGCGTGATCCTCGTGCGTCAGGGTGTGGTCGAGGCGGAGGCCGTTCGTGCCGTGCTGGAGGAGCAGGCGCTCGCCACGCTCGTGGAGCTGATCGGCTGGACCAGCGGCTGCTTCGCCTTCGACCCCGATCCGCAGGCCCTCACGCCGCGCCCGGCCGTGCCCAGCGATCTTGCGCTCGACACCCAGGGGCTCCTGCTCGACGCGCTGCGCCTGGTCGACGAGGCCGCGCGCTGA
- the minC gene encoding septum site-determining protein MinC, producing the protein MASDQEAAPARPAAFELKGTVASLTVIRLLVPELSRVEAQLGVQVAQLPRFFEQAPVVVDLEALGEAAARVELGELAALLRRHRLVPVALRHLAVEREAEAASAGFGLLRGPAARGMGGAAEAPASVGASAEAPAPTARAARGTAASAPAEAQAHDATPPPPSGTRPRAVAEPAPLPAVLATAEALGGMLLTQPARGGQVIYAAQRDLVLLAPVNAGAELIADGHIHVYGALRGRALAGAHGNQAARIFCSSLEAELVSIAGEYLPADRLPERFRGKPTQIHLQDGELIFRPL; encoded by the coding sequence ATGGCCAGCGATCAAGAGGCGGCGCCCGCGCGGCCCGCAGCCTTCGAGCTCAAGGGCACTGTCGCCAGCCTGACAGTGATCCGGCTGCTCGTCCCCGAGCTGTCCCGCGTCGAGGCCCAACTCGGCGTCCAGGTCGCGCAGCTGCCGCGCTTCTTCGAACAAGCGCCCGTCGTGGTCGACCTCGAGGCCCTGGGCGAGGCTGCTGCACGCGTCGAGCTTGGCGAGCTGGCGGCCCTCCTGCGTCGGCATCGGCTGGTGCCCGTGGCCCTTCGTCATCTGGCCGTGGAGCGGGAGGCCGAGGCGGCGAGCGCGGGTTTCGGACTGCTGCGCGGACCCGCCGCGCGCGGGATGGGCGGGGCTGCGGAGGCGCCGGCGAGCGTCGGCGCGAGCGCGGAAGCGCCAGCGCCGACGGCGCGAGCAGCCCGTGGCACCGCGGCGTCGGCGCCAGCCGAGGCCCAGGCCCACGACGCCACGCCGCCACCACCCTCGGGCACCCGCCCCCGCGCTGTGGCCGAGCCAGCCCCGTTGCCCGCGGTCTTGGCGACGGCAGAGGCGCTCGGTGGCATGCTGTTGACGCAGCCGGCGCGCGGCGGCCAGGTGATCTACGCGGCGCAGCGGGATCTCGTGCTGCTGGCCCCGGTCAATGCCGGTGCCGAGCTGATCGCCGACGGTCATATCCACGTCTACGGCGCGCTGCGCGGTCGCGCGCTCGCCGGCGCGCATGGCAATCAGGCGGCGCGCATCTTCTGCAGCAGCCTCGAGGCGGAGCTGGTTTCGATCGCCGGCGAGTATCTCCCAGCCGATCGCCTACCCGAGCGCTTTCGCGGCAAGCCGACGCAGATTCACCTGCAGGACGGCGAGCTGATCTTCCGCCCGCTCTGA
- the minD gene encoding septum site-determining protein MinD — protein sequence MARVVVVTSGKGGVGKTTTSASVAAGIALLGYKTVAIDFDVGLRNLDLVMGCERRVVYDLVNVTKGEARLSQALIRDKRVEGLFMLPASQTRDKDALDFAGVGQVIEELKSQGFDYIICDSPAGIEKGALMAMYFADEALVVTNPEVSSVRDSDRVLGLLDAKTQRAELDLEPVKTHLLITRYSAQRARKGQMLSVEDVLELLAIPLLGVIPESSVVLQASNQGTPVILEETTEAAQAYLDVVYRFLGQERPHRFIDDEKRGIFRRLFG from the coding sequence GTGGCACGAGTTGTCGTCGTAACGTCGGGCAAGGGCGGCGTGGGTAAGACCACGACGAGCGCGAGCGTAGCGGCCGGTATCGCCCTGCTCGGCTATAAAACGGTGGCGATCGACTTCGACGTCGGTCTGCGCAACCTAGATCTCGTCATGGGCTGTGAGCGACGCGTGGTCTACGACCTGGTCAACGTGACCAAGGGCGAGGCCAGGCTGAGCCAGGCGCTCATTCGCGACAAGCGCGTCGAGGGGCTCTTCATGCTCCCCGCGTCGCAGACGCGCGACAAAGACGCGCTGGACTTCGCCGGCGTCGGTCAGGTGATCGAGGAGCTGAAGAGCCAGGGCTTCGACTACATCATCTGCGACTCGCCGGCCGGCATCGAGAAGGGCGCGCTGATGGCGATGTACTTCGCCGATGAGGCGCTGGTCGTGACCAACCCCGAGGTCTCGTCGGTGCGCGACTCGGACCGCGTGCTCGGACTGCTCGACGCCAAGACCCAGCGCGCCGAGCTCGACCTGGAGCCGGTAAAGACGCACCTGCTGATCACGCGCTACTCGGCGCAGCGGGCCCGCAAGGGACAGATGCTGAGCGTCGAGGACGTGCTCGAGCTGCTGGCCATCCCGCTGCTCGGGGTGATCCCGGAGTCGAGTGTCGTGTTGCAGGCGTCGAATCAGGGCACGCCGGTGATTCTCGAGGAGACGACCGAGGCCGCTCAGGCCTACCTCGACGTGGTGTACCGCTTCCTCGGTCAGGAGCGCCCGCACCGTTTCATCGACGACGAGAAGCGCGGCATCTTCCGCCGCCTATTCGGCTAG
- the minE gene encoding cell division topological specificity factor MinE, whose product MRFLDYFYRGRRKSASVAKDRLQIIVARERNRAGTRDYLPLLHQELLQVIAKYESIDLERVSVNLDRRGDCEVLELNVVLPEGGPAQDARPARRSTSGLLNLGAPS is encoded by the coding sequence ATGCGCTTTCTCGACTACTTCTACCGGGGTCGTCGCAAGTCGGCGTCGGTGGCCAAGGACAGGCTGCAGATCATCGTGGCGCGCGAGCGCAACCGCGCTGGCACGCGCGATTACCTGCCGCTGCTGCACCAGGAGCTGCTGCAGGTCATCGCCAAGTACGAGAGCATCGACCTCGAGCGCGTCTCGGTCAACCTCGACCGGCGCGGCGACTGCGAGGTACTCGAGCTCAATGTCGTGCTGCCCGAGGGCGGCCCGGCCCAGGATGCCAGGCCCGCGCGGCGGAGCACGAGCGGCCTGCTGAACCTCGGCGCGCCCAGCTAG